A window of the Roseovarius sp. S88 genome harbors these coding sequences:
- a CDS encoding TRAP transporter small permease has translation MTAHAPSNKSFTDQIEETIIAVLLGLMTVVTFANVVARFVFNSNILWALELTVFMFAWLVLLGASYAVKKSSHLGVDAIINMVSPGARKTLGLISAACCLAFSFLLLKGSYDYWAVFADLPPTSGRWFPTGLNLDARSQSFYEVQDVPMISAFKFLEDMINYGESYEKLPKVVPYIVMPVSMLLLTIRFLQASLAIWRGDTDRLVASHEVEDELEEIRSSHEGEK, from the coding sequence ATGACAGCTCACGCACCCAGCAACAAAAGTTTCACAGACCAGATAGAGGAAACCATAATCGCGGTGCTCCTGGGTCTGATGACAGTGGTGACCTTCGCCAACGTGGTGGCGCGGTTTGTGTTCAATTCCAACATCCTGTGGGCACTTGAGCTGACAGTGTTCATGTTTGCCTGGCTGGTGCTTCTGGGGGCGTCTTACGCCGTCAAGAAAAGCTCCCACCTCGGTGTGGATGCGATCATCAACATGGTGTCGCCCGGCGCGCGCAAGACACTGGGCCTGATATCGGCAGCCTGCTGTCTGGCGTTTTCCTTCCTGCTGCTCAAAGGCTCCTATGACTACTGGGCCGTTTTTGCCGACCTGCCGCCCACATCCGGGCGCTGGTTCCCGACCGGTTTGAACCTCGATGCGCGCTCTCAGTCGTTCTACGAGGTCCAGGACGTCCCGATGATCTCGGCCTTCAAGTTTCTTGAGGACATGATCAACTACGGCGAGTCCTACGAAAAGCTTCCCAAGGTGGTTCCCTATATCGTCATGCCAGTGTCGATGCTGCTTTTGACCATCCGCTTCCTGCAAGCCTCGCTGGCCATCTGGCGCGGGGACACGGACCGGCTTGTGGCCAGCCACGAAGTAGAGGATGAGCTGGAAGAAATTCGTTCAAGCCATGAGGGAGAGAAATAA
- a CDS encoding DUF2125 domain-containing protein, whose protein sequence is MRALLTVIVIAALAWSIYWAVGSTGVNTAFNTWFEDRRSEGWVAEVSALETKGFPNRFDTTFSDVSLADPETGLAWEAPFFQIFALSYKPNHVIAVWPNEQRIATPLAKYDLASEDMRASLVTQAATTLPLDRLTLTAEALSVLEEGAREPTRAKALTLAVERQSVAENSYRLGFKADGFSPALDWRVQIDPNGTLPDTLDALSADLTVDFDAPWDINAIQTARPQPRKINLRLAEARWGQLELQAAGEMTVDAAGIPEGEITIKARNWRDILKLAVETGAIPEGFAGSLEDGLSLMSQLAGNPKTLDIPLGLRGGRVLLGPVPIGPAPRLVLR, encoded by the coding sequence ATGCGGGCACTCCTAACGGTTATTGTGATCGCGGCTTTGGCTTGGTCGATCTATTGGGCTGTGGGGTCCACTGGGGTCAACACGGCGTTTAATACCTGGTTTGAAGATCGCCGGTCTGAGGGCTGGGTGGCAGAGGTGTCTGCGCTTGAGACCAAGGGCTTTCCCAACCGGTTCGACACGACTTTCAGCGATGTCTCTCTGGCCGATCCTGAAACGGGTCTCGCCTGGGAGGCACCGTTTTTTCAGATTTTCGCGCTCAGCTACAAGCCGAACCACGTGATTGCCGTCTGGCCCAACGAGCAGCGCATCGCGACGCCCCTCGCAAAGTATGATCTCGCCAGCGAAGACATGCGCGCCAGCCTTGTGACGCAAGCCGCGACAACCCTGCCGCTGGATCGCTTAACGCTGACGGCCGAAGCGCTGAGTGTCCTGGAAGAAGGCGCACGCGAGCCAACCCGCGCCAAGGCGCTGACCCTGGCGGTTGAACGCCAGTCCGTTGCCGAAAACAGTTACAGGTTGGGGTTCAAGGCCGATGGATTTTCGCCCGCGCTCGATTGGCGGGTTCAGATTGACCCCAATGGCACCTTGCCTGACACGTTGGACGCGCTGTCTGCGGATCTGACCGTGGATTTTGATGCCCCTTGGGACATTAACGCGATCCAAACTGCCCGTCCTCAGCCACGCAAGATCAATCTGCGACTGGCCGAGGCGCGGTGGGGGCAGTTGGAATTGCAAGCCGCAGGCGAAATGACAGTGGACGCCGCTGGCATCCCGGAAGGCGAGATCACGATCAAGGCGCGCAACTGGCGTGATATCCTCAAGCTAGCGGTTGAAACCGGAGCGATCCCCGAAGGGTTTGCAGGCAGTCTTGAGGACGGGCTGTCGCTGATGTCGCAACTGGCGGGCAATCCCAAAACTCTGGACATTCCTTTGGGGCTGCGCGGCGGACGGGTGCTTCTTGGCCCAGTACCAATTGGCCCGGCCCCCAGGCTTGTTCTGCGTTAG
- the rpsD gene encoding 30S ribosomal protein S4 produces MTKRTAAKYKIDRRMGENIWGRPKSPVNRREYGPGQHGQRRKAKISDFGLQLRAKQKLKGYYGDLTEKQFRRIFRDAERAKGDTGELLVGLLERRLDAVVYRAKFVPTIFAARQFVNHKHVRVNGQVVNIPSYRVKEGDVIEVRDRSKQLAIVLEAAQLPERDVPDYLDVDHSKMTATFVRTPGLGDVPYPVMMEPNLVIEFYAQN; encoded by the coding sequence ATGACAAAGAGAACGGCTGCCAAGTACAAAATCGACCGCCGGATGGGCGAAAATATCTGGGGTCGTCCGAAATCCCCGGTCAACCGTCGTGAATATGGCCCCGGCCAGCATGGTCAGCGCCGCAAGGCAAAGATTTCTGACTTTGGTCTGCAGTTGCGCGCCAAGCAAAAGCTGAAAGGCTATTATGGCGATCTGACTGAAAAGCAATTCCGCCGCATCTTCCGCGATGCCGAGCGAGCAAAAGGCGACACAGGCGAACTGCTCGTTGGTCTGTTGGAGCGCCGTCTTGACGCGGTTGTCTATCGCGCGAAATTTGTTCCGACGATTTTTGCCGCTCGTCAGTTTGTGAACCACAAGCATGTGCGCGTGAACGGGCAAGTTGTGAACATTCCGTCCTACCGCGTGAAGGAAGGCGACGTGATCGAAGTGCGTGATCGCTCCAAGCAACTGGCAATCGTGCTAGAGGCGGCTCAGCTGCCTGAGCGTGATGTGCCGGATTACCTTGACGTGGACCATTCGAAAATGACTGCAACTTTCGTCCGCACTCCGGGCCTCGGCGACGTGCCGTATCCGGTGATGATGGAGCCGAACCTCGTCATCGAATTCTACGCGCAGAACTAA
- a CDS encoding DctP family TRAP transporter solute-binding subunit produces the protein MKFLSAVTAAIALTVSAGAVHAACDDGEFVVKFSHVTNTDKHPKGIAASLLQERVNAEMDGKMCMEVFPNSTLYNDNKVLEALLQGDVQLAAPSLSKFEKFTKQFRIFDLPFMFNDINAVDAFQASDSGQALLDSMQRRGLQGLAYWHNGMKQMSANVPLVEPTDANGLKFRVQSSDVLVAQMEAIGGNPQKMAFSEVYGGLQQGTVDGQENTWSNIYGKKFFEVQDGITETNHGIIDYLVVTSVDWLDSLEPDVRDQFLTILAEVTETRNAESTKVNAEAKQAVIDAGGVVRTLTPEQRAKWVEVMKPVWDKFKDDVGQENIDAAQAINEAQS, from the coding sequence ATGAAGTTTCTGTCTGCTGTCACAGCGGCTATCGCACTGACCGTATCGGCTGGGGCCGTACATGCGGCCTGCGATGATGGCGAATTCGTCGTCAAGTTCAGCCACGTGACCAACACCGATAAACACCCCAAGGGCATCGCCGCCTCTTTGCTGCAAGAACGCGTCAACGCGGAAATGGACGGCAAGATGTGCATGGAGGTGTTCCCGAACTCGACCTTGTACAACGACAACAAAGTACTGGAAGCCTTGCTGCAAGGCGACGTGCAACTCGCCGCACCGTCTTTGTCGAAGTTTGAAAAATTCACCAAGCAGTTCCGTATCTTTGACCTGCCCTTCATGTTCAACGACATCAACGCCGTCGACGCATTCCAGGCCTCTGACTCCGGTCAGGCACTCCTCGACAGCATGCAGCGCCGTGGCCTGCAAGGGTTGGCCTATTGGCATAATGGCATGAAGCAAATGTCGGCCAATGTGCCGCTGGTTGAGCCCACGGACGCCAATGGCCTGAAGTTCCGCGTTCAATCCTCGGATGTGCTTGTGGCTCAGATGGAAGCCATCGGTGGTAACCCGCAGAAAATGGCCTTCTCCGAGGTCTATGGTGGTCTGCAGCAGGGCACCGTGGATGGACAGGAGAACACCTGGTCCAACATCTACGGCAAGAAGTTCTTTGAGGTGCAGGACGGCATCACCGAGACCAATCACGGCATCATCGACTATCTGGTTGTGACATCCGTGGACTGGCTCGACAGCCTTGAGCCTGACGTCCGGGATCAGTTCCTGACCATTCTTGCCGAGGTGACCGAGACCCGGAATGCCGAATCCACCAAGGTCAACGCCGAAGCCAAACAAGCCGTCATAGACGCTGGTGGCGTGGTGCGCACACTGACACCTGAGCAACGTGCGAAATGGGTCGAAGTGATGAAACCTGTCTGGGACAAGTTCAAGGACGATGTCGGTCAGGAAAACATCGACGCAGCCCAAGCGATCAACGAAGCGCAAAGCTAA
- a CDS encoding TRAP transporter large permease, whose translation MEVALLFCMVIGLLLIGVPIAVSLGLSSTLFLLWYSDSSLASIAQTLFEAFEGHFTLLAIPFFILASSFMTTGGVAQRIIRFSIACVGHLPGGLAIAGVFACMLFAALSGSSPATVVAIGTIVIAGMRQVGYTKEFAAGVICNAGTLGILIPPSIVMVVYAAAVEVSVGRMFLAGVIPGLMAGLMLMITIYVMAKVKNLPKGEWRGWGEIFEAGREAAWGLFLIVIILGGIYGGIFTPTEAAAVAAVYSFFIASFVYKDMGPLATDGDARNKSLLRAPQALLTVFFHPDTKNTLFEAGKLTVTLLFVIANALILKHVLTDEQIPQQIAGAMLDAGFGPVMFLVVVNVILLIGGQFMEPSGLLVIVAPLVFPIAIELGIDPIHLGIIMVVNMEIGMITPPVGLNLFVTSGVAGMPMMAVVRAALPFLAVLFVFLIMVTYIPAISTFLPNTLMGPEIITK comes from the coding sequence ATGGAAGTCGCCCTTCTCTTCTGCATGGTGATTGGTCTTCTGCTGATCGGTGTGCCCATCGCGGTCTCACTTGGCCTCAGCTCGACCTTGTTCCTGCTCTGGTACTCGGACTCATCACTGGCTTCGATTGCTCAGACGCTGTTTGAGGCTTTTGAGGGTCACTTCACCCTGCTGGCCATCCCGTTCTTCATTCTCGCCTCCAGCTTCATGACCACGGGTGGCGTCGCTCAAAGGATCATCCGGTTTTCCATCGCCTGTGTCGGGCACCTGCCCGGCGGCTTGGCCATCGCCGGCGTCTTTGCCTGTATGCTTTTCGCCGCGCTGTCCGGCTCGTCGCCGGCCACCGTGGTGGCCATCGGGACAATCGTCATCGCCGGTATGCGACAGGTGGGCTACACCAAAGAATTCGCCGCCGGTGTGATCTGTAACGCGGGCACACTTGGAATCCTGATCCCGCCCTCGATCGTGATGGTGGTTTACGCCGCCGCGGTTGAGGTGTCGGTCGGGCGCATGTTCCTCGCCGGTGTGATCCCCGGATTGATGGCAGGCCTCATGCTGATGATCACCATCTACGTCATGGCCAAGGTCAAGAACCTGCCCAAGGGCGAATGGCGCGGTTGGGGCGAAATCTTTGAGGCCGGCCGAGAGGCCGCCTGGGGTCTGTTCCTGATCGTCATCATTCTGGGTGGCATCTATGGCGGGATTTTCACCCCGACCGAGGCAGCAGCCGTCGCGGCGGTCTATTCCTTCTTCATCGCAAGTTTTGTCTACAAAGACATGGGGCCGCTCGCGACCGATGGGGACGCCAGGAACAAAAGCCTGCTGCGTGCGCCGCAAGCATTGCTCACGGTATTCTTCCACCCAGACACGAAAAACACGCTCTTTGAGGCAGGCAAGCTGACGGTCACGCTTCTTTTCGTGATTGCCAATGCGCTGATCCTCAAACACGTGCTGACAGACGAACAAATCCCACAACAGATCGCCGGGGCAATGTTGGATGCGGGCTTTGGGCCGGTGATGTTCCTGGTGGTGGTCAACGTGATCCTGCTGATTGGCGGGCAGTTCATGGAACCTTCGGGGCTACTGGTCATCGTCGCACCGCTGGTCTTTCCCATTGCCATCGAGCTTGGGATCGACCCCATTCACCTTGGCATCATCATGGTGGTGAACATGGAGATCGGGATGATCACGCCACCTGTGGGCCTGAACCTATTCGTGACGTCCGGCGTCGCCGGAATGCCGATGATGGCGGTGGTCCGCGCCGCCCTGCCCTTCCTCGCGGTGCTCTTCGTGTTCCTGATCATGGTCACCTACATCCCAGCGATCTCGACCTTCCTGCCGAATACGCTGATGGGACCTGAGATCATAACGAAATAG
- a CDS encoding prephenate/arogenate dehydrogenase family protein, translating to MSQIYDRVALIGLGLIASSMFWAMKRGGLVKEVTGYARSAETRQTARDIGLCDVVCDSAKEAVRDADLVVLCVPVGAMGVVAEEIAPALKPGATVSDVGSVKRAVIDAVAPHLPDGVHFVPAHPMAGTEYSGPTSGFAELFDERWTLIVPDGAGEEATQKLESLWQGMGALTERMEVEHHDQVCAVVSHIPHLIAYTMVGVADDLRRVSDREVVKFSAAGFRDFTRIAASDPTMWRDVFLNNKDATLDVLGRFSEELFKLQSAIRAGDGEHLHRYFTRTREIRRGIIEAGQDTGVPDFGRIKKAE from the coding sequence ATGAGCCAGATTTATGACCGCGTGGCGCTCATCGGGCTAGGCCTGATCGCGTCGTCAATGTTCTGGGCCATGAAACGCGGTGGCTTAGTTAAAGAGGTGACAGGATATGCGCGGTCAGCCGAGACGCGGCAGACAGCGCGCGACATCGGATTGTGCGATGTCGTCTGTGACAGCGCCAAAGAGGCGGTGCGTGATGCTGACCTTGTGGTGCTGTGTGTGCCAGTAGGGGCGATGGGTGTGGTGGCCGAAGAAATCGCACCGGCCCTGAAACCGGGCGCGACCGTGAGTGATGTGGGCTCTGTCAAGCGCGCGGTTATTGATGCGGTTGCGCCGCATTTGCCGGATGGCGTGCATTTTGTGCCTGCGCACCCCATGGCGGGCACGGAGTATTCCGGTCCGACGTCAGGGTTTGCCGAGCTTTTTGACGAGCGCTGGACGCTGATCGTGCCCGATGGCGCGGGCGAGGAAGCCACGCAAAAACTGGAGTCGCTGTGGCAAGGCATGGGCGCTCTCACCGAACGTATGGAGGTCGAACATCACGACCAGGTCTGCGCGGTGGTCAGTCACATTCCCCATCTGATTGCCTATACGATGGTAGGGGTAGCCGATGATTTGCGCCGGGTGTCAGACCGCGAGGTTGTCAAGTTCTCGGCCGCTGGGTTTCGCGATTTCACGCGGATAGCCGCAAGTGACCCCACCATGTGGCGCGATGTGTTTCTCAACAACAAAGACGCCACACTGGATGTTCTGGGGCGTTTCAGCGAAGAGCTGTTCAAACTGCAAAGCGCCATTCGCGCAGGCGATGGCGAGCATCTGCATAGATATTTCACCCGGACACGCGAAATCCGCCGTGGTATCATCGAGGCCGGGCAAGATACTGGCGTACCGGATTTCGGACGCATCAAAAAGGCAGAGTGA
- a CDS encoding gamma-glutamylcyclotransferase translates to MTMWVFGYGSLVWNPGFEPSARELATLPGYHRSFCMRSIHHRGTEAEPGLVLALDEYPEAVCRGIALAVAEGQEDSVLEYLRERELISSAYLEKNLGLQLDDGREVEAVTYVVDTDHVQYCGGIALEEQALIISQAVGGRGPNDEYLYQTQAHLAELGISDPDLEWLVDRVQSLRA, encoded by the coding sequence ATGACGATGTGGGTGTTTGGCTATGGGTCGCTTGTCTGGAACCCCGGCTTCGAGCCGAGCGCGCGCGAACTGGCCACCTTGCCCGGCTATCACCGAAGTTTTTGCATGCGCTCCATCCATCACCGCGGCACAGAGGCAGAGCCGGGACTTGTTCTGGCACTTGATGAGTATCCTGAAGCTGTTTGTCGTGGCATTGCGCTGGCTGTCGCCGAGGGTCAGGAAGACAGCGTTCTTGAGTATCTGCGTGAACGCGAACTCATCTCATCGGCCTATCTGGAAAAAAATCTCGGCTTGCAGCTTGATGATGGGCGCGAGGTTGAAGCCGTGACTTATGTAGTCGACACCGATCATGTACAATATTGCGGCGGGATCGCGTTGGAAGAACAGGCACTTATCATTTCCCAAGCCGTCGGTGGGCGCGGCCCGAATGACGAATATCTCTACCAGACCCAGGCCCATCTGGCGGAGCTTGGTATCTCTGATCCTGACCTGGAGTGGCTTGTGGATCGGGTCCAGAGCCTGCGCGCATAA
- a CDS encoding extensin family protein yields the protein MFFPLVLASCGLIGGDNDAPDLVARGNLCGVPGIEGTVIGTVEGPGACGISNAVSVTSVGGVTLSQASSMNCKTARTLHSWTTKQAIPTIGNAGGGVRSFKVAAHYACRTRNHQRGARLSEHAKGNAIDISEFRLADGSAISVLNDWGGGKRGKILRKLHKSACGPFGTVLGPNSDRHHRDHFHFDTASHRGGAFCR from the coding sequence ATGTTTTTTCCTTTAGTTCTAGCGAGTTGCGGTCTGATTGGTGGTGATAATGATGCCCCTGATCTGGTGGCGCGCGGCAATCTGTGTGGCGTGCCTGGGATTGAGGGTACTGTGATTGGCACGGTCGAAGGCCCCGGTGCCTGCGGCATCTCAAACGCGGTCTCTGTGACCTCGGTCGGCGGAGTTACGCTAAGCCAGGCGTCGAGCATGAACTGTAAGACGGCGCGCACGCTGCACAGCTGGACCACCAAGCAGGCCATTCCGACCATTGGCAACGCCGGCGGTGGCGTACGCAGCTTCAAGGTGGCGGCACACTATGCGTGTCGTACCCGCAATCATCAGCGGGGCGCGCGGTTATCAGAGCATGCGAAAGGCAATGCAATTGATATCTCGGAGTTTCGTCTGGCTGATGGCAGTGCGATTTCTGTGCTGAATGATTGGGGCGGCGGCAAGCGCGGTAAGATCCTTCGCAAATTGCACAAATCAGCCTGTGGTCCGTTTGGGACCGTGCTTGGGCCGAATTCGGACCGCCATCACCGGGATCATTTCCACTTTGACACGGCCAGCCATCGTGGCGGGGCCTTTTGCCGCTAA
- the hisC gene encoding histidinol-phosphate transaminase — translation MTKIMPQSGILEIAPYVGGASHVEGVANVIKLSSNENPFGPSDAAKEAFRRAAHELHRYPSTDHAALRSAIAEVHGLNSDQIVCGVGSDEILSLLCQAYAGPGDEVIHTEHGFAIYKIAALANGAAPVEVPERERVTDVDAILAACTDATRLVFIANPNNPTGTMIGEAELARLADGLPPQAMLVIDGAYAEYVDGYDGGASLVETRENVVMTRTFSKLYGLGGLRVGWGYAPTPVIDVINRIRGPFNLSQAALVTAEAAVRDKAWAEKCRSENTRLRAWLAEALAEHGVVSDTSTANFVLARFADRAQAEACDTYLQASGLIVRRVAGYNLPQCLRITVGDEPSCRRVAHAIGQFMGAGAPGGQT, via the coding sequence ATGACCAAAATCATGCCACAGTCCGGAATCCTTGAGATTGCGCCCTATGTCGGGGGCGCGAGCCATGTCGAGGGTGTCGCGAACGTGATCAAGCTCAGCTCGAACGAAAATCCGTTTGGGCCAAGCGATGCCGCGAAAGAGGCTTTTCGGCGCGCGGCACATGAGCTGCACCGCTATCCGTCGACGGATCATGCCGCATTGCGTAGCGCAATTGCCGAGGTGCATGGCCTGAACAGTGATCAGATCGTTTGCGGCGTGGGCAGTGACGAGATCCTGTCGCTTCTGTGTCAGGCCTATGCCGGGCCGGGGGATGAGGTTATCCATACCGAACACGGGTTTGCCATCTACAAAATCGCCGCCCTGGCCAACGGGGCGGCCCCTGTTGAGGTGCCGGAGCGCGAACGGGTGACGGACGTTGATGCCATTCTTGCGGCGTGCACGGATGCAACCAGGCTTGTCTTCATCGCCAACCCCAACAACCCTACGGGTACAATGATCGGTGAGGCGGAACTGGCGCGGCTGGCGGATGGATTGCCGCCACAGGCGATGCTGGTGATCGACGGGGCCTATGCAGAATATGTTGATGGCTACGATGGCGGCGCGTCGCTTGTCGAGACCCGCGAGAATGTCGTGATGACGCGCACGTTCTCCAAACTTTATGGCTTGGGTGGCCTGCGCGTGGGCTGGGGCTATGCGCCTACGCCTGTGATTGATGTTATCAACCGTATTCGTGGCCCCTTCAACCTCAGTCAGGCGGCCTTGGTCACGGCCGAGGCCGCTGTGCGCGACAAAGCTTGGGCCGAAAAATGCCGTTCTGAAAACACACGGCTGCGTGCCTGGCTGGCCGAGGCCCTTGCCGAGCACGGCGTCGTCTCGGACACCTCTACCGCCAATTTCGTGCTGGCGCGCTTTGCCGACCGGGCACAGGCAGAAGCCTGCGACACCTACCTTCAGGCCTCTGGTCTCATTGTGCGCCGTGTGGCGGGGTATAACCTGCCGCAGTGTCTGCGCATAACGGTGGGCGATGAACCAAGCTGTCGCAGAGTGGCCCATGCGATTGGGCAGTTCATGGGTGCAGGGGCACCCGGAGGCCAAACATGA
- a CDS encoding biopolymer transporter ExbB — translation MDLPDREVEPQFSHPIRQIVLMLIVLGLTGAGAFLLLPSVLPVFQANPYLNGFILFVFVIGVLACFWQVFQLSGSKRWIEGFVANIPGHEITTPPQLLAPLATLLRQRKGKQMKIASTSARSILDSVAQRIDEAREITRYIVNMLIFLGLLGTFYGLATTVPAVVDTIRSLAPQEGEGGVDVFNRLMTGLEAQLGGMGVAFASSLLGLAGSLVVGLLELFAGHGQNRFYRELEEWVSTITRVGFAAGDGDGSGDAGVIAGVVDHMAEQMESLQTMLTQSDVNRAMVDEKLGLLADSVERLTHRMSENNPMNEALARVAQGQEALLAKLSDQADMPSDGIDAESRMRLRSIDVQMLRILEEISAGRQESMSELRGDLSALTKSIAQLGLQARRSGGS, via the coding sequence ATGGACTTGCCGGACCGTGAAGTCGAGCCGCAGTTTTCACACCCCATCAGACAGATCGTTCTGATGCTTATTGTGCTGGGGTTGACCGGCGCCGGGGCGTTTCTTTTGTTGCCAAGTGTCCTGCCGGTGTTTCAGGCCAACCCCTATCTCAACGGGTTTATCCTGTTCGTCTTTGTCATCGGCGTGCTTGCCTGCTTCTGGCAGGTCTTCCAGTTGAGCGGGTCCAAACGCTGGATCGAGGGGTTTGTCGCCAACATCCCTGGCCATGAGATCACGACGCCACCACAACTTCTGGCCCCATTGGCCACGCTTTTGCGTCAGCGCAAAGGCAAGCAGATGAAAATCGCGTCCACCTCGGCGCGGTCCATTCTGGATTCCGTAGCACAACGCATCGACGAGGCGCGGGAAATCACGCGCTATATCGTGAATATGCTGATCTTTCTGGGTCTTTTGGGGACGTTCTATGGCCTCGCCACAACGGTCCCGGCGGTGGTCGACACAATCAGGAGCCTCGCCCCGCAGGAGGGCGAAGGTGGGGTGGACGTGTTCAACCGTCTGATGACCGGTCTTGAGGCGCAGTTAGGCGGTATGGGTGTGGCCTTTGCGTCGTCTCTTTTGGGACTGGCGGGCTCACTTGTTGTGGGACTATTGGAACTCTTTGCAGGGCACGGTCAGAACCGGTTTTACCGCGAGTTGGAAGAATGGGTCTCGACCATCACGCGGGTAGGGTTTGCCGCAGGTGATGGCGATGGATCGGGTGACGCCGGGGTCATCGCCGGAGTGGTGGATCACATGGCCGAGCAGATGGAGAGCCTTCAAACCATGCTCACCCAATCAGATGTGAACCGCGCCATGGTTGATGAGAAATTGGGCCTCTTGGCGGATTCGGTTGAGCGGCTCACGCATCGGATGAGTGAGAACAATCCAATGAACGAGGCACTGGCCCGGGTGGCTCAGGGTCAGGAGGCGCTCTTGGCCAAGCTTTCGGATCAGGCCGATATGCCTAGTGACGGCATCGACGCCGAAAGCCGGATGCGCCTGCGGTCTATTGACGTGCAGATGCTGCGTATTCTTGAAGAGATCAGCGCAGGTCGACAGGAAAGCATGTCAGAGCTGCGCGGCGATCTGTCGGCGCTGACGAAATCCATTGCACAACTTGGTCTGCAAGCCCGTCGCTCGGGCGGATCATAG